Proteins from a genomic interval of Zingiber officinale cultivar Zhangliang chromosome 2A, Zo_v1.1, whole genome shotgun sequence:
- the LOC122040171 gene encoding AP2-like ethylene-responsive transcription factor At1g16060 gives MAKRQRNIDNGATGAAKLKRTRKSVPRESPSQRSSVYRGVTRHRWTGRYEAHLWDKNCWNESQNKKGKQVYLGAYDDEEAAAHAYDLAALKYWGQDTILNFPISAYEEELKEMESQTREEYIGSLRRKSSGFSRGVSKYRGVARHHHNGRWEARIGRVFGNKYLYLGTYATQEEAATAYDIAAIEYRGLNAITNFGLSRYIKWLRPNAEGAIGSYPPTGIPMPHVDVSDVPEPMRARGGGAGTSALGLLLQSSKFKEMLQKASPETTAAAAAATSSSSSAPATPNSCGDNKSLLQCNFPDYIQTYFECQNGRSFIEEEDDSIFGEFGDFMSSPLIEGV, from the exons ATGGCCAAGAGGCAAAGAAACATCGACAACGGTGCGACCGGAGCCGCAAAGCTAAAGAGAACAAGAAAAAGTGTACCGAGAGAGTCTCCTTCTCAACGCAGCTCCGTCTACCGCGGTGTCACCAG GCATCGGTGGACCGGGAGATACGAGGCACATTTGTGGGACAAAAACTGCTGGAATGAGTCACAaaataagaaaggaaagcaag TTTATCTTG GGGCTTATGACGATGAAGAGGCAGCAGCTCATGCGTATGATTTAGCAGCATTGAAGTATTGGGGCCAAGACACCATCCTCAATTTccct ATATCAGCATACGAGGAAGAGCTCAAGGAAATGGAGAGCCAGACCAGAGAAGAATATATTGGATCATTGAGAAG GAAGAGCAGTGGCTTCTCCAGAGGAGTCTCTAAGTACAGAGGAGTAGCAAG GCATCATCACAATGGGCGATGGGAAGCTCGAATTGGTCGAGTTTTCGGCAACAAGTATCTCTACCTCGGAACATacg CGACGCAGGAAGAGGCGGCGACCGCTTACGACATTGCAGCGATCGAGTACCGAGGCCTCAACGCCATCACCAACTTCGGACTCAGCCGGTACATCAAGTGGCTCCGGCCGAACGCCGAGGGAGCCATCGGCTCTTACCCACCGACCGGCATCCCGATGCCCCACGTCGACGTCAGCGACGTCCCTGAGCCAATGAGAGCCAGAGGAGGAGGCGCCGGGACATCTGCGCTTGGACTTCTATTACAGTCGTCAAAATTCAAGGAGATGCTGCAAAAGGCTTCACCGGAAACcacagccgccgccgccgccgccacctcctcatcatcatcagcaCCGGCGACACCAAACTCTTGTGGAGACAATAAATCATTACTCCAGTGCAATTTTCCAGATTATATTCAGACCTACTTCGAGTGCCAAAATGGCAGGAGCTTCATTGAGGAAGAAGACGACTCCATCTTTGGGGAGTTCGGTGACTTTATGTCTTCTCCACTAATCGAAGGCGTGTAG
- the LOC122044146 gene encoding uncharacterized protein LOC122044146: protein MVWSSVFDKRRADSTPHSAPPPPAGNLEVEEPLYEKRIRLHKRARDASTSSEQALYNNVLGEPGPLGLRLRKSPSLLDMIQMMPSQSNADKTLCVTSLKGSKVGEKSNFSASLNSLSKIKASHFHASLLRIGTWEFVSRSEGDLVAKCYFAKSKLLWEFLEGGLKSKIEFHWFDITAIKTVFFEGGHGALDIVLARPPLFFREIDPQPRKHIQWQATQDFTNGQACIHRRHLLQCPQTSLSKNFEKLIDCDPHLKQLSQQPDIILESPYFDPLLSQQHDIILESSYIDPLLSQQSDIILESLYFDHQYHDVILESSYFDPQYSVLEDQNDFKSHINEVIKDDSRTTFSDFYKPGPPSATSSISNKAETQDSLGRTPAFDSKYTPSPCSVEELASGNTSLPCDTLFDKQMDYISQLLDNDSQSSVASDEQSIISRVNSLRRLIQQDTVTSTTTNSQVNDQDGNANDAQVGAGSYDEPYSTPKAELLLEFMMIPRVASFPRVLSQSYLM, encoded by the exons ATGGTTTGGTCTTCGGTTTTCGACAAGCGCCGAGCTGATTCCACCCCGCACTCGGCTCCGCCTCCTCCGGCGGGGAACTTGGAAGTGGAGGAGCCCTTGTACGAGAAGCGCATACGTCTCCACAAGAGGGCTAGGGACGCGAGCACTTCGAGTGAGCAG GCTTTGTACAATAATGTGCTTGGGGAACCTGGGCCGTTGGGTCTTCGCCTCAGGAAGAGTCCGTCTCTACTTGATATGATTCAGATGATGCCTTCTCAGTCAAATGCAGATAAAACTTTATGCGTCACAAGCTTGAAGGGCTCGAAAGTTGGTGAAAAATCAAATTTCTCAGCTTCTTTGAACTCATTGAGCAAGATCAAAGCTTCGCATTTTCATGCGTCATTATTGAGGATTGGGACATGGGAG TTTGTGTCTAGATCTGAAGGTGATTTAGTGGCGAAATGTTACTTCGCCAAAAGTAAACTTCTATGGGAATTTCTCGAAGGTGGCTTGAAGAGCAAGATTGAGTTTCACTGGTTCGACATTACTGCAATTAAGACAGTATTTTTTGAAGGTGGCCATGGGGCTTTGGATATTGTG TTGGCAAGACCACCTCTTTTCTTCCGAGAGATTGATCCTCAACCAAGGAAGCATATACAGTGGCAAGCAACTCAAGATTTTACCAATGGCCAAGCATGCATACACAG GAGGCATCTACTTCAATGTCCTCAGACCTCGTTGAGCAAGAATTTTGAGAAACTTATTGATTGTGATCCTCATTTGAAACAACTTAGTCAGCaacctgatattatattagaatcaCCTTACTTTGATCCGCTACTTAGTCAACAACatgatattatattagaatcgTCTTACATTGATCCGTTACTTAGTCAGCAAtctgatattatattagaatcaCTTTACTTTGATCATCAGTACCATGATGTTATATTAGAATCATCTTACTTTGATCCTCAGTACTCAGTTTTGGAagatcaaaatgattttaaaagtcaTATTAATGAAGTTATTAAGGATGATTCTAGAACCACTTTCTCCGACTTTTACAAACCTGGTCCCCCTAGCGCAACATCATCAATCTCCAATAAGGCGGAAACACAGGATTCTCTCGGGAGGACACCTGCTTTTGATTCAAAATACACTCCTTCACCATGCTCAG TTGAGGAGTTGGCTTCAGGAAATACATCATTGCCTTGCGACACTCTATTCGACAAACAGATGGACTATATATCACAATTACTTGACAATGATTCTCAGTCTTCTGTTGCTTCTGATGAACAATCCATCATCTCGAGGGTCAATTCCCTTCGCCGCCTGATCCAACAAGATACAGTGACCAGTACGACGACAAATAGCCAAGTGAATGATCAGGATGGCAATGCCAACGATGCACAAGTTGGTGCTGGATCCTACGATGAACCTTATTCAACACCAAAGGCCGAGCTATTATTGGAATTTATGATGATTCCTCGAGTAGCCTCGTTTCCACGAGTTCTTTCTCAATCCTACTTGATGTAG
- the LOC122042793 gene encoding pentatricopeptide repeat-containing protein At3g25210, mitochondrial-like, which produces MAILVRPKHLRHLLYRNPNSAAVGLLLLPLSRHFCDASSLRPNSSPSSDARSRTPLEKQFDSWVDRLRPGFTSNDVAEAIRAQSDSDLALDLFRWTALRPGYRHDGPAYLAMLQVAVFNHRYSQAEILVDEILAGACPPDLPLFNTAIRFCCSRRPLFSRAFDLYKRMQQRRGSSGSSSSSNAPACRPSIETYSMLLAAVLRRIGKPPVSYVYLHSVRSLARQMKSSGVIPDTFALNLIIKAYARCLEMEEAIRVFREMGLYGCEPNEYSYGYIVQGLCQKGWLEKAMNYFKEMRSKALVPTATIYMAVICSLSLERRLEEAVEVVFDMLENRKAPDILTYRTLLEEMCREGRSEVAYDLLEELRQRKGAMKGRMHSDLLASLHWVCQPIASSCLK; this is translated from the coding sequence ATGGCGATCCTAGTCCGCCCCAAGCATCTCCGCCACCTCCTCTACCGAAACCCTAATTCTGCCGCCGTTGGCCTCCTCCTGCTCCCCCTCTCTCGCCATTTCTGCGATGCCTCTTCACTCAGACCTAATTCTAGCCCTAGCTCCGATGCTCGGTCGCGTACTCCCCTCGAGAAGCAATTTGACTCATGGGTCGACCGCCTCCGGCCGGGGTTCACCTCCAATGACGTAGCCGAAGCCATTCGAGCGCAATCCGACTCTGATCTCGCTCTCGACCTCTTCCGATGGACCGCCCTCCGCCCTGGCTACCGCCACGACGGCCCCGCCTATCTCGCCATGCTCCAGGTCGCCGTCTTCAACCACCGCTACTCCCAGGCGGAGATTCTTGTTGACGAGATCCTCGCCGGCGCCTGCCCCCCGGATCTACCCCTCTTCAACACCGCCATCCGCTTTTGCTGCTCCCGCCGCCCACTTTTCTCCCGCGCCTTCGATCTATACAAGCGGATGCAGCAGCGCCGGGGTAGCAgcggcagcagcagcagcagcaatgCCCCGGCGTGCCGGCCATCCATAGAAACCTATTCGATGCTCCTGGCGGCGGTTCTCCGCCGGATCGGCAAGCCGCCGGTCTCCTACGTGTACCTCCACTCCGTCCGCTCGCTGGCGCGGCAGATGAAGTCTTCGGGCGTGATCCCGGACACCTTCGCGCTCAACCTCATCATCAAGGCCTACGCGCGGTGCCTGGAGATGGAGGAGGCCATCCGAGTATTCAGGGAGATGGGGCTCTACGGGTGCGAGCCCAACGAGTACTCCTACGGTTACATCGTGCAAGGGCTTTGCCAGAAGGGGTGGTTGGAGAAGGCAATGAACTACTTCAAGGAGATGAGGTCGAAGGCACTAGTGCCCACGGCGACTATATACATGGCGGTGATCTGCAGCCTGTCGCTGGAGCGGCGGCTAGAGGAGGCGGTCGAGGTGGTATTCGACATGCTGGAGAACCGCAAGGCGCCAGACATTCTGACCTACCGGACCTTGCTGGAGGAGATGTGCAGGGAGGGGCGGTCAGAGGTGGCGTACGATCTACTGGAGGAGCTCCGGCAGAGGAAGGGCGCCATGAAAGGAAGGATGCACTCCGACTTGTTGGCCAGCCTGCACTGGGTTTGCCAGCCGATTGCTTCTTCATGTTTGAAGTAA